A window of Flammeovirga kamogawensis genomic DNA:
CATTTTAAAGATAATTTGATCTCCCTCATAAATTTTTTTTCTATTTCTACCAAAATTATCAACAGCAATAAATTTTTGTGCAAATAGTGGAGCAGAAGTAGAAAAAAGTAAAAGTATAAAAAGTAATTTTTTCATAATAATATGTCAATCTAGGTTTATTCAAACATTAGCCAACGAACACCATAAGAAATACCAAATCCAGGTCCCATATAACCAGGAGAGGCCCAATAACCTGTAGTAGGATCTACAGCATTTAAAATATCTGATATTCTAACAAATGCCATACATCTTCTCATTTTGAAATCAATAAAGACATCAAAATTAAAATAACCTTCAGTTTTGTAATCGTCTTGTAAATGGAATTGTTGTGAAACAGGGTTAAACGCATAACCGTAAAAAGCAGATGTATAATGCGTATCAATACCTGCGTAGATACTGATCATACCATCTCTAAATTCTCTAACATAAGAAACCTCATAAGAGCCAAATACATCAGGTGTAGGCATTACATCTTGATGAGAGTTTTGGGTGTAGACAACTTCTGCAATTTGCTGAATATTACCAGTTCTAACTTTAAATTTAGTACCGAATCTATTATATGCAATTGATTGATCGTACTGTTGAGGTCTTGCGTACTTATCGTAATAAATATAATCTATTATATTATTTACTTCTCCAAATATTTCAATATTACCTTTTTCACCTAAAGGTAATTGAGGAGCAATGTGTATTTGTTGCTTTTTAACAGGATCTTTTTTGTCATTCCATGACATAAATACAGTAGAGAAATATTGAGTCATCATTGGAGCGAGCGTTTGCTCTACAATAAAGCCACCTTTAAGGTATTTACCTGTTACATCTGCAGTTAAATTATAAGCATTCTGATTTAGTAATTCAAATTCTCCATGTCCAGTTAATGCCCCTAATTTTTTAGGTAATAAAAGTTCTACATCACCACCAACAAATAATTGATTGTCAATTTTTACAGGGACAAAATCATTAGAATTCTGTTGCTGATATTTATAATATCTATACCTCATAAAACCTGACCAAAAGGTAGGGCCAAGCCTACTTTTTACACCGATTTTATTATCTATGTATTGTTCTTTTATACTTGTATATGGTAATTCACCATAACTATAATCTGTTACTAATGGGGGAACATAATTTGGATCATTTTCAGCTCCAGGAGGTAAATTATTAATTGCTTCTACTGTATAGTCATTATATTGATCATAATATAATTTGTTAGTAGAAATAGTTCCAACGGAGTTTGCATACTGATATCGATATGAATTCCTTGTGAACTCATGAAAAACTTGCAGCTTTGCAGTATCAACAAGTGCATATTGATGATATAAATGGTAATTATAATTCCATTTAAATGAACTAACACCATCTTGGAAATAATTTGTTAATTGACCTCTTCCTAGTTTAAATAAATCTTCAATAGGAGTTTCATCAGTAACAAGTGATGGCATTGCTAGTCCTCCAGATTCGGGACCTTCATGAAAGTACTGATAAAAACTTGCTAATAACTTATACCTATTATTTTTACTTTCATAGCGAGTGTTAAATCCTAAACTAGTATGAACTTGACCGTTATATGAATTACTTATTTTATCTCTACCAACAACATAAGGTTCACTATATCTTTGAAATAGGAGACCTGCAGCCCAATAAGGGTTAATGTTTCTACCTATTTTACCTCCAATTTTACCTCTGTTATCTTGTCCAACTACACCATTAAAATCTGTGACAGGAATATATGCAGAATAATATTCCCATGTATCTAAATCTTGAGCATAGGGGTCGAAAGCTGTAATCCCAACATCTTGACCTAAATTTCCAGTAGGCTGTTCCCAATAACTATGTAATGCACTAGCGTTATTTCCTAGCGTTTGATAACGAAACCCATTTTGTCCGTATACTTCATACCTGTGTAGGTGTGTATAAGAAGAGTCCATTACATGTTCTTCAAAATGGATTTTATACCAATCATCTTGATTGATGTACCAAGTAGTCTGTGGACCTTTAAGCCAAGAACTATCTTGCTCTAAGGTTACACCTTCTTTATTTGGCTCTTGTTTCTCTTTTTTCTTTTCATCATCATCCTGTGCAAAGGAATAATTTGAGATAAATAATAAAGAGAATAATATATAAATTACTTTTTTCAAGGTTAGATCTAGATCGTAGATAAAAATAATCGAGTTATTTTATTAAAGGTATTTGTTCAAAGTTAAATCTTAATTACTACTAAATGTAATCTTTCATAAAAAAAGATAAACAGATACGTGTATAAGTCTATTTTAACCACTCATACATGTCATAATGCTCTTTTGTCATCCCCATTGCTTTATACGTTTTTTGAGCTCTATCATTATTTTTCTCAACATATAAACGTAAACCTCTTAAATCCTCAGAAGCATCAACTTCATTTTTTACAAATTCATACATATCTCTAAATATGCCTTGTCTTCTATATTCTTCAATAACAAAGAGAGAGTGAATCCATAAAACATTACCACAACGCCAGTCAGACCATTCATATAAGTTGAGCATAGAAGCAATACATTTACCATTGTCTTCTACTATGACATACCTTCCTACGTTTTGGTTGTCAAATATATGTTGAACACCTTTAGTAACAGTAGCAAGATCTAACTTATAATCTTCTGTTTCTAAAGCCATTTTCACTTGAAAATCAGCAATTGTATTTACATAACTGCTGTCTGCTATTTTTATAGTATATTTTCCCATTATGTTTTTTATTTTTCAGTTTCTATTCCATTTCCATGTTCTTGAGAATAAGCATAAGTAAATTCAGCTCCATAGAAGAGTACTTGTACCGAATAAAAAGTCCATGCCATAACAATAATAATTGGAGAACCAGCTCCCCAAGATGCTGCAGAATGAAAATGAACTAAATAGTATCTAATCCCATATTGACCTAATTGGAATAAAATAGTGGTAACTAAACCACCGATGTAAGCATCTTTACTTTTAATTTTTACGTCTGGAATAAATTTATAAATACCAGAGAATAAAAAGAATGAAATGATAAGAGTAGAAAAGAACCTAACAATTGATATTAAATCAATGTATGTTGTAGGTAGCCAATCTTGAATAAATGTAGAAGCAAAACTAATCATAGAATCTACAGCTACAAGTAATATGAATATAACTGCTAGTGCGATCATCATACCGAAAGCAACAAGCCTATCGATAACTATTTTCTTTATTTTTTGAGTTTTTGGAGGTACTTTCCAAAACTTATTTAGGGCTAATTTTAAAGTATGAAAGGATAATGTTGATGTAAAAATCAGAGTTCCTATACTTATAATAGTAGATACAGTATTGTCTATTTTTAAAGCAGTTAAACTATTTATCATTGTATTTAACTGTTGAGCAACTACATCACCAGCAATTAATTCTAATTCCTCAACCATATCTTCTTTGATCTTATTTTCATCGAAGAAAGCACTAAGCCATGTAAAAAGAAGGTTTAATGCAGCAGGTAAAGAAACAATTGTATAATAAGCTAAAGATGCACCATATATATAGGCATGATCTAGGTTAAATTCCTTCCAAGCCATTGAAGAAAGTTTGAACACTTTTTTCAAGCCATTGATGATATTGTTTAGTATTTTATTAATCTTTCTCTAGTTTAAAAAGTTGTGAAAATCTATTAATTATTTCAGTACAAATAAGTTAGGCGATTTTTTACCGAAAAATAATAATTATCTGCCGTAAAAATACACTTTTAATTAAATATGAACGAGATATCCTTTATTTTGCATCATATTATATAAAACTTTTTTTTTGAACTTTATGAAAAAGAAACAACTGTTTACTTTTTGCATTCTATTACTCCATTCTTTATTCTTATCAAATTTTTTGTTTGCTCAAGAATCTTCAATGAACCTTGTTATTGATCCTCAAGGGCATTCTGGTATGGTTCGAAAGGTTATTTTTACAGCAGAGAATAAAAAAATTGTATCTGTATCTGAAGATAAGACAATCCGAATTTGGGATGTTAAATCAAATACTCTACTTAAAACTCTATGGGGACAGCATAGAAAAGGAAAAGAGGGTAGGTACAACGCTTTAGCTTTATCTCCGGATAATAGACTGATGGCAGTAGGTGGTTATTTACCTAATAATGAAATCAGAATTATAAATCTAAATACAGGAAAACAAATAGCTTCATTAATTGGCCATGAGAATATTGTTTCCGATTTAAAATTTTCTGCTGATGGTATGTGGCTAGGCTCATCTAGTGCAGATCAAAGTGTTAGGATATGGTATATTCCTACATTAAAGAATGAAGTATTTGAAGAAGAACCTTTTGAGAAACTCTTAATCCCTGAACATACAGATATTGTTTATAATATAGATTTCTCTTCTGATGGTACTCGACTAGTAACATGTTCTTTTGATGGAACAGTGAGATTATACTCTATGGCTGTTTCTATGAGCAATGCTCGAATTGTAAAAGTCTGGGAAACAACGGAAAGATTTACCAATGTAGATATTTCATCTGATAATAAATATGTAGTGGCCGGGCAATCAAAAGGTAAAGTTTATATTTGGAATACGAATGGTAGTGAAAT
This region includes:
- a CDS encoding putative porin; this translates as MKKVIYILFSLLFISNYSFAQDDDEKKKEKQEPNKEGVTLEQDSSWLKGPQTTWYINQDDWYKIHFEEHVMDSSYTHLHRYEVYGQNGFRYQTLGNNASALHSYWEQPTGNLGQDVGITAFDPYAQDLDTWEYYSAYIPVTDFNGVVGQDNRGKIGGKIGRNINPYWAAGLLFQRYSEPYVVGRDKISNSYNGQVHTSLGFNTRYESKNNRYKLLASFYQYFHEGPESGGLAMPSLVTDETPIEDLFKLGRGQLTNYFQDGVSSFKWNYNYHLYHQYALVDTAKLQVFHEFTRNSYRYQYANSVGTISTNKLYYDQYNDYTVEAINNLPPGAENDPNYVPPLVTDYSYGELPYTSIKEQYIDNKIGVKSRLGPTFWSGFMRYRYYKYQQQNSNDFVPVKIDNQLFVGGDVELLLPKKLGALTGHGEFELLNQNAYNLTADVTGKYLKGGFIVEQTLAPMMTQYFSTVFMSWNDKKDPVKKQQIHIAPQLPLGEKGNIEIFGEVNNIIDYIYYDKYARPQQYDQSIAYNRFGTKFKVRTGNIQQIAEVVYTQNSHQDVMPTPDVFGSYEVSYVREFRDGMISIYAGIDTHYTSAFYGYAFNPVSQQFHLQDDYKTEGYFNFDVFIDFKMRRCMAFVRISDILNAVDPTTGYWASPGYMGPGFGISYGVRWLMFE
- a CDS encoding GNAT family N-acetyltransferase — translated: MGKYTIKIADSSYVNTIADFQVKMALETEDYKLDLATVTKGVQHIFDNQNVGRYVIVEDNGKCIASMLNLYEWSDWRCGNVLWIHSLFVIEEYRRQGIFRDMYEFVKNEVDASEDLRGLRLYVEKNNDRAQKTYKAMGMTKEHYDMYEWLK
- a CDS encoding YihY/virulence factor BrkB family protein, which translates into the protein MAWKEFNLDHAYIYGASLAYYTIVSLPAALNLLFTWLSAFFDENKIKEDMVEELELIAGDVVAQQLNTMINSLTALKIDNTVSTIISIGTLIFTSTLSFHTLKLALNKFWKVPPKTQKIKKIVIDRLVAFGMMIALAVIFILLVAVDSMISFASTFIQDWLPTTYIDLISIVRFFSTLIISFFLFSGIYKFIPDVKIKSKDAYIGGLVTTILFQLGQYGIRYYLVHFHSAASWGAGSPIIIVMAWTFYSVQVLFYGAEFTYAYSQEHGNGIETEK